The Plectropomus leopardus isolate mb unplaced genomic scaffold, YSFRI_Pleo_2.0 unplaced_scaffold2638, whole genome shotgun sequence DNA segment GTCccaaatcaaagaaatgtcccaaaatccaacaaACATGCTCATTACTTAAGAAATCCTAGGCACCCTAAATACATGAAATCTCTAGAGACAGGAAAAATTCATCCTAAAATATCTGAAAAGGcctaaaataagaaaagtgtcaaaagatgggagaaatgtcctaaattctttgaacagtcctaaaatcctagaagcctcctaaaacatgtgaaatgtcctaaaaaacgaAAAGCGTGCTttaatcttagaaatgtcctaaaatcttatcaatgtcctgaaatcctaaaaatttactaaatttcaagaaattttctaaaaccctgaaaacgtcctaaaatctaagaacaCGTATGGGGCCGCTGTGACTGTCCTCCTGTCCTTTTGAAAAAGTGTCCCCCAATTAAAGCAGGTCAAGTGTCTCTGATCTAAACTAAACAGCAGCTTCACCTCCTCGTCCCCGGAGCCGCCGTCCTTCTCCTCCGTCTTCTTCTCTTTTAGTTTCCCCTCCCTCTTTTTGTCCTCACCGGCGTCCCTTGTTTTCCTCCTCAGTTCCTCCTTCTCCGCTCTCCTCGTCCCTTCgcttttctcctccttcttcttcttcatctctcCTTTCTGCGCCTCCTTGTCCTCCCTCCTCGTCCCTCGtcccccctctcttttctcAGACACTTCTCTGACATCCTTCTTCCTTCTCACCtgctcctccttttctctttctctttttcttccctcGCTCTCGGACCTCGTCTCTCTCCTCgtcttctcctctttgctgtCTTGTCTTCTTTTCCTCTCGTCCTCCTTGTGTCCGTCTCTCTCGCCTCTCCTTGTCTTCTCTTTGTCTTCATTCTCATCTCTCGTCCTCTTGAGTCCTCGACTTTCTGatttctctcctgttttctcttttgtcgtcacctctttctttccttctgcaCCTCCAtcctcctttgttttcttttcctctttccttcctttgctgtcatcttcctttttcttcACCTCCTTCTGGTCGtctttttctgtcctcctcGTCTTCATCACTCGGCTCTCAGATGACTTCTCCTcttgtcttttctcttcttccttctttttctcctcctcctctttctttcttttttctcctcgtCTCTCTGAAGTCCTCATCActtctttctttccatctttGCCGTcttgatttgtctttttctcctcgtcctcctcgtctCTCTTCCTCTTGACTCCTCGGCTCTCTGATGACTTCTCCTCATCTTTCTGTCCTCTCTCGTTTTTGGACGTTTTCGCTGGAGATGTCGTTTCTGCCGTCTTCAGTTTCTTGCTGactgataaagacaaaaaacagtttcacgCATGCTTTTATGGAAATGATCCTAAAGACAAGCAAACACCGGTTCCACTTTTTATCGGTTCTGACCCGAAACCTGAATGTGGATTTCTGCTGactctgacatcatcatcatcaacatcatcaacataaaaagaagaaactatTAAGTTATTGAAATAAAAGAGCAAGAACTGAGTAGAGAAATAACTGATAATaagcactctgtgtgtgtgtgtgtgtgtgtgtgtgtgtgtgtgtgtgtgtgtgtgtgtgttacctggtgGGCTCACAGCTGGACCCGCAGGAGTCGTCTTCTTCTGCACTTCGatctgatgagaaaaaaacaaaacaaaacaggaaacactggCATTAACCATCAGTCATTAACTGTATATTAAGACCtttaacaacaacattttttaacaaaaaacccGACATACACGtacagtatgtcgaaaaattcatcaaaaaacatcatactatactttTACCAACAAACGTCAAAGTATAGTATATTGATAAATTTCACCAAAGACACCCAAC contains these protein-coding regions:
- the LOC121966940 gene encoding vicilin-like seed storage protein At2g18540 produces the protein MWEIQNTPGVGSKLKVPPLFAPAKSTPAKSTPAKSTPAKPSNATKSTPSKSVPAKPVSKAAPGRVTKTPTRASLRSAPDSKQTPEQTSASDSGKKETSAAVAVVKTPTRASLRSAPEKTTDSSQTPDVSEAPVTTRSRRSAAGGETTTSAENKKEIEVQKKTTPAGPAVSPPVSKKLKTAETTSPAKTSKNERGQKDEEKSSESRGVKRKRDEEDEEKKTNQDGKDGKKEVMRTSERRGEKRKKEEEEKKKEEEKRQEEKSSESRVMKTRRTEKDDQKEVKKKEDDSKGRKEEKKTKEDGGAEGKKEVTTKEKTGEKSESRGLKRTRDENEDKEKTRRGERDGHKEDERKRRQDSKEEKTRRETRSESEGRKREREKEEQVRRKKDVREVSEKREGGRGTRREDKEAQKGEMKKKKEEKSEGTRRAEKEELRRKTRDAGEDKKREGKLKEKKTEEKDGGSGDEE